The genome window GAAACGTTTGCGGTAACGTTTGCGAAACCTCGGGAGTGAGGACCCGGGGCATGGGGACAACCGACAACAATCAGGTGGGAAGGCATGTCGTTCAACGATCATCCGCATCGGCGGTTCAATCCGCTGACCGGTGAATGGGTTCTTGTTTCGCCGCACCGCACCAAGCGGCCCTGGCAGGGCCAGCAGGAGGAACCGGACCGTTCGGCCCGGCCCCGGTACGACAAGGGCTGCTACCTGTGCCCGGGCAATGAGCGGGCAGGAGGCGAACACAATCCCGAATACACCGGGACCTTTGTCTTCACCAACGATTTTGCCGCGCTTCTTCCCGAGGTCCCCGGCCTGGAACCCCAGGACGACGACCTGCTGCGGGCCGAGCCAGAGTCCGGCGTCTGCCGGGTGATCTGTTTTTCCCCCCGCCACGATCTTTCCATCCCGCGCATGACCCGGGAGCAGGTGACCCGGGTGGTGGACCTGTGGATTTCCGAATTCCGCGACCTGGGCGCGCGCCGTGACATCGGTTACGTGCAGATCTTCGAGAACCGGGGCTCGGTCATGGGCTGTTCCAATCCCCACCCGCACGGCCAGATCTGGGCCACCAAGAGCGTGCCCATGATTCCCGGCGCGGAAACCCGCTGCCAGGCGGCCCACTTGGAGGAAAAGGGCGAATGCCTGCTGTGCCGCTACCTGAAGCGGGAGCTCTCCCTGGGCGAACGCATCATCCTCGAGAACGAATCCTTCGTGGTCCTGGTGCCGTTCTGGGCGGTCTGGCCCTATGAGGTCATGCTCCTGCCCCGCAGGCACATGGCTTCCATCGAGGAAATGGACGAGCGGGAAAGGGCCGACCTTGCCGAAGCCATGATCCGGCTGGGCATTCGTTACGACAACCTGTTCCAGACCTCATTCCCGTATTCCATGGGCATTCACCAGCGGCCCACGGACGGCGGCGATCATCCGGAATGGCATTTTCATTTCCACTATTATCCGCCCCTGCTGCGCTCCGCCTCGGTGCGCAAATTCATGGTCGGCTACGAGATGCTGGGCATGCCCCAGCGCGACATCACCGCCGAGCAGGCCGCCGCAACCCTGCGGGAGCTGAGCGAAATCCATTATCTTGACCGGGAGCAGGCATGACCGCGATCGTTTCCCGGTACAGGCAGGCCCTTGGCGAGGGCGTTTTCGACACACGGCTTGCCGGGCTCTACGGGGTCGGGGAAGTGCATGCGCAGCGGGAACGCCACGACCGTCTGCTGGCGCGCATGGAAGAGCGCTTCGGCAAAGTGCCCGCGTTGATGGTGAGCGTTCCCGGCAGGACCGAGCTGGGCGGCAATCACACGGACCACAATCACGGCCGGGTGCTGGCCGCCGCCGTGCATCTGGACTGCCTGGCCGCGGTCGCTCCCACCGGGGACAACACGGTCCGCATCCATTCCGAAGGCTTTTCCGATCCCATCCATGTGGATCTTTCCGATCTTTCTCCCCGCAGCGAGGAGGCGGGCAGCTCCGAGGCCATCGTGCGCGGCGTGGCTTCGAGCCTCAGGCTGCGCGGCCATAACGTCGGCGGCTTCAGCGCCTGCATCACCAGCGCCGTGCCCATGGGCGTTGGGTTGAGTTCCTCCGCGGCCTTCGAGCTGCTCATCGGTTCCATGTTCAACGAGCTCCACAACGGGGGCGCGGTTTCCGGCCTGGACATGGCCCGCGCGGCCAAGGATGCGGAAAACATTCATTTCAACAAGCCCTGCGGGTTCATGGACCAGATCGCCTGCGCCTTTCCCGGCGTTTCCATGATCGATTTCATGGATCCCGAGAATCCGGTCATCGAAAGCATTGATGGCGATTTCGAGGCGGGCGGCCACAAGCTCGTGGTGGTCAATACCGGGGGCGACCACGCCAACCTGACCCCGGACTATGCGGCCATACCCGGCGAAATGCAGCGGGCCGCCCAGGCCCTGGGACGAGATTTCTGCCGGGGCATCACCCTGGACACGGTGCTGGGTTCCCTGAAGGCGTTGCGGGAGCGGGCCGGGGACCGGGCCATCCTCAGGCTCATCCATTTCATCGAGGAAAACGACCGGGTGCCGGACATGGCCGCAGCCCTCGGCTGCGGCGACATGCGGCGCTATGTCGGGCTCATGCTCGAATCCGGGGATTCCTCCTGGCGGCTGCTGCAGAACTGCATCAGCATGGTCGGCGAGATCGGCCAGCCCATTCCCCTGGCCCTGATCCTTTCCGAACGGCTGCTGGGCGGGCGGGGAGCCTGGCGCGTGCACGGCGGCGGGTTTGCCGGGACCATCCAGGCCCTGGTGCCCCTGGAACTGCTGGAGCACTATGCCCAGGGCATGGAAGCGGTTTTTGGCGCGGGCGCGGTTGTGCCGCTGGGGATTCGCCATTCCGGCATGGGCGTTCTGCGGATCGATTAAATAAAGCTATTTTTAATATACTGAAATAAAAAGGAAACGGTTGGAAATGGCTCAATTCACCATCAAGGACATCGCCCGGGAGCTGGGCGTTTCCCCGTCCACGGTTTCCCGCGCCCT of Salidesulfovibrio onnuriiensis contains these proteins:
- a CDS encoding UDP-glucose--hexose-1-phosphate uridylyltransferase is translated as MSFNDHPHRRFNPLTGEWVLVSPHRTKRPWQGQQEEPDRSARPRYDKGCYLCPGNERAGGEHNPEYTGTFVFTNDFAALLPEVPGLEPQDDDLLRAEPESGVCRVICFSPRHDLSIPRMTREQVTRVVDLWISEFRDLGARRDIGYVQIFENRGSVMGCSNPHPHGQIWATKSVPMIPGAETRCQAAHLEEKGECLLCRYLKRELSLGERIILENESFVVLVPFWAVWPYEVMLLPRRHMASIEEMDERERADLAEAMIRLGIRYDNLFQTSFPYSMGIHQRPTDGGDHPEWHFHFHYYPPLLRSASVRKFMVGYEMLGMPQRDITAEQAAATLRELSEIHYLDREQA
- a CDS encoding galactokinase, whose translation is MTAIVSRYRQALGEGVFDTRLAGLYGVGEVHAQRERHDRLLARMEERFGKVPALMVSVPGRTELGGNHTDHNHGRVLAAAVHLDCLAAVAPTGDNTVRIHSEGFSDPIHVDLSDLSPRSEEAGSSEAIVRGVASSLRLRGHNVGGFSACITSAVPMGVGLSSSAAFELLIGSMFNELHNGGAVSGLDMARAAKDAENIHFNKPCGFMDQIACAFPGVSMIDFMDPENPVIESIDGDFEAGGHKLVVVNTGGDHANLTPDYAAIPGEMQRAAQALGRDFCRGITLDTVLGSLKALRERAGDRAILRLIHFIEENDRVPDMAAALGCGDMRRYVGLMLESGDSSWRLLQNCISMVGEIGQPIPLALILSERLLGGRGAWRVHGGGFAGTIQALVPLELLEHYAQGMEAVFGAGAVVPLGIRHSGMGVLRID